Proteins co-encoded in one Gossypium arboreum isolate Shixiya-1 chromosome 11, ASM2569848v2, whole genome shotgun sequence genomic window:
- the LOC108472004 gene encoding uncharacterized protein LOC108472004, producing the protein MTAPIEYHSSKANVVANALSCRVMTELRIPDKQLRDESLALRFHQIKSGSTSDFRLNKNKVLCFRGRVCVPNDSDLRQSILMEARSSPYTMHPSGNKMYHDLRELYWCSGLKREVADFVVRCLMCQQVKAEYQLPSGDDRLR; encoded by the exons atgactgCACCGATAGAATATCATtctagtaaggccaatgtggttgccaATGCTCTCAGTTGTAGAGTGATGACTGAATTACGA attccGGATAAGCAGTTGAGGGATGAGTCTCTGGCTTTGCGGTTTCATCAGATAAAGAGTGGAAGTACTTCTGATTTTAGACTAAATAAGAATAaagttctgtgttttcgaggtcGGGTTTGTGTACCGAATGATTCTGATTTGAGACAGTCAATTCTGATGGAGGCTCGTAGTAGCCCTTATACTATGCATCCCAGTGGTAATAAAATGTATCACGATCTTCGTGAGTTGTATTGGTGCTCGGGTTTAAAGCGTGAGGTGGCGGATTTTGTTGTTCGTTGTTTGATGTGccaacaggttaaggctgagtACCAGTTGCCTTCAG